A region of Streptomyces halobius DNA encodes the following proteins:
- a CDS encoding sensor histidine kinase: MDTAYAPRPRGSRVPVGLRAPFSGHTWREYLHLFLSVPMAVLMFAYAITVISLGAGLLITFLGIPVLAGGLAGCRALGGLERARARALLGQEVADPEPVRAAKPGLMAWVGAVLKSGVSWRHLLYAFLHFPWALFSFISSTTFWAVGWGLLAYPLWRWTFPAYLGRPGMQIWGDGHGNGAYVDTPLEIGVTSAVGLLLVMAGPWVIHGLTQVDRVMVHGLLGPSSLATRVSELESDRGFVVDTAAADLRRIERDLHDGAQARLVSLAMDLGLAREKLAEDPDAAAKMVDEAHGEVKIALQELRDLARGIHPAILTDRGLGPALSALAARCTVPVTVSVDLDRRPAAAIEGIAYFTVSELLQNVSKHSRATSATVDVWHSADRIMLLVRDNGRGGANTEVGTGLAGLAERLGSVDGLLLVDSPNGGPTSITAELPWRG, from the coding sequence ATGGATACCGCTTACGCACCGCGGCCTCGCGGCTCCCGGGTGCCCGTAGGGCTGCGTGCCCCGTTCTCCGGGCACACCTGGCGGGAGTACCTCCACCTCTTCCTGAGCGTCCCGATGGCCGTCCTCATGTTCGCGTACGCGATAACGGTGATCTCGCTCGGCGCCGGACTGCTGATCACGTTCCTGGGCATCCCGGTGCTGGCGGGCGGGCTGGCCGGATGCCGGGCGCTGGGTGGGCTGGAGCGGGCGCGGGCCCGTGCCCTGCTGGGCCAGGAGGTGGCGGACCCCGAGCCGGTCCGCGCGGCCAAGCCGGGCCTGATGGCATGGGTCGGGGCCGTGCTGAAGAGCGGGGTCTCCTGGCGGCACCTTCTGTACGCGTTTCTGCACTTCCCGTGGGCGCTGTTCTCCTTCATCTCCTCGACGACGTTCTGGGCCGTGGGCTGGGGACTGCTGGCCTATCCGCTGTGGCGGTGGACGTTCCCCGCGTATCTCGGCCGGCCGGGCATGCAGATCTGGGGCGATGGACACGGCAACGGCGCCTACGTCGACACCCCGCTGGAGATAGGGGTCACCAGCGCCGTCGGGCTGCTGCTCGTGATGGCGGGGCCGTGGGTGATCCACGGGCTGACGCAGGTGGACCGGGTCATGGTCCATGGCCTGCTGGGCCCCTCCTCCCTCGCCACCCGGGTCTCGGAGCTGGAGTCGGACCGCGGGTTCGTGGTCGACACCGCGGCGGCCGATCTGCGGCGTATCGAGCGCGATCTGCACGACGGCGCACAGGCCCGGCTGGTCTCGCTCGCCATGGACCTGGGCCTGGCCAGGGAGAAGCTGGCGGAGGATCCCGACGCCGCCGCGAAGATGGTGGACGAGGCCCATGGCGAGGTGAAGATCGCGCTGCAGGAGCTGCGGGACCTGGCGCGCGGGATCCACCCGGCGATCCTGACCGACCGGGGCCTGGGCCCGGCGCTGTCCGCGCTGGCCGCGCGCTGCACGGTGCCGGTGACGGTGTCCGTCGATCTGGACCGGCGCCCGGCCGCGGCGATCGAGGGCATCGCGTACTTCACCGTCTCCGAGCTGCTGCAGAACGTCTCGAAGCACTCGCGGGCGACGAGCGCGACGGTGGATGTCTGGCACTCCGCGGACCGGATCATGCTGCTGGTGCGGGACAACGGCCGCGGCGGCGCGAACACCGAGGTCGGCACCGGCCTGGCCGGTCTCGCCGAGCGGCTCGGATCCGTCGACGGCCTGCTGCTCGTGGACTCCCCGAACGGCGGCCCGACCTCCATCACCGCCGAGCTGCCGTGGCGCGGATAG
- a CDS encoding 2-oxoacid:acceptor oxidoreductase subunit alpha: MTSQVSSPAEQADGALVGEQRASGDGSEGKEVRRLDRVIIRFAGDSGDGMQLTGDRFTSETASFGNDLSTLPNFPAEIRAPAGTLPGVSSFQLHFADHDILTPGDAPNVLVAMNPAALKANLADVPRGAEIIVNTDEFTKRPMAKVGYETSPLEDGSLEAYHVHPVPLTTLTIEALKDFGLSRKEAGRSKNMFALGLLSWMYHRPTEGTEEFLRAKFAKKPDIAEANVAAFRAGWNFGETTEDFAVSYEVAPATRAFSAGTYRNISGNLALSYGLIAASRQADLPLYLGSYPITPASDILHELSRHKNFGVRTFQAEDEIAGIGAALGAAFGGSLAVTTTSGPGVALKSETIGLAVSLELPLLIVDIQRGGPSTGLPTKTEQADLLQAMYGRNGEAPLPIVAPKTPADCFGAALDAARIALAYRTPVFLLSDGYLANGSEPWRIPDVDELPDLRVQFATSPNHTLADGTEVFWPYKRDEQTLARPWAIPGTPGLEHRIGGIEKQDGTGNISYDPANHDLMVRTRQAKVDGIEIPDLDVDDPTGQARLLVLGWGSTYGPVTAAVRRVRNAGHTIAQAHLRHLNPFPGNLGDVLERYDKVIVPEMNLGQLATLIRAKYLVDAHSYTQVSGMPFKAEQLAEIFKEAIND; the protein is encoded by the coding sequence GTGACGAGCCAGGTCAGTAGCCCCGCCGAGCAGGCCGACGGAGCGCTTGTCGGGGAACAGCGCGCATCCGGTGACGGCAGCGAAGGCAAGGAAGTCCGTCGTCTGGACCGGGTGATCATCCGGTTCGCCGGGGATTCCGGTGACGGTATGCAGCTGACGGGTGACCGGTTCACCTCGGAGACGGCGTCGTTCGGTAATGATCTGTCGACGCTGCCGAATTTCCCTGCGGAGATCCGGGCACCCGCCGGGACGCTGCCGGGTGTGTCGAGTTTCCAGCTGCACTTCGCTGACCATGACATTCTCACGCCCGGTGACGCGCCGAATGTGCTGGTGGCGATGAATCCGGCGGCGCTGAAGGCGAATCTGGCGGATGTGCCGCGCGGCGCGGAGATCATTGTCAACACCGATGAGTTCACCAAGCGACCGATGGCGAAGGTCGGCTATGAGACCAGTCCGCTGGAGGACGGGTCGCTGGAGGCGTACCACGTCCACCCGGTACCGCTGACGACGCTGACGATCGAGGCGTTGAAGGATTTCGGGCTGTCGCGGAAGGAGGCCGGGCGCAGCAAGAACATGTTCGCGCTGGGTCTGCTGTCGTGGATGTATCACCGGCCGACGGAGGGCACGGAGGAGTTTCTGCGGGCGAAGTTCGCGAAGAAGCCGGATATCGCGGAGGCGAATGTCGCGGCGTTCCGGGCGGGCTGGAATTTCGGTGAGACGACGGAGGATTTCGCGGTCTCCTACGAGGTCGCGCCGGCCACCAGGGCGTTTTCGGCCGGCACGTACCGCAACATCTCGGGGAACCTGGCCCTGTCCTACGGGCTGATCGCCGCGTCCCGGCAGGCGGATCTGCCGCTGTATCTGGGCTCGTATCCGATCACGCCGGCCTCGGACATCCTGCATGAGCTGTCGAGGCACAAGAACTTCGGTGTGCGCACGTTCCAGGCGGAGGACGAGATCGCCGGGATCGGAGCCGCCTTGGGCGCGGCGTTCGGCGGCTCACTGGCGGTGACGACGACCTCGGGCCCGGGCGTGGCGCTGAAGTCGGAGACCATCGGCCTCGCCGTCTCCCTGGAGCTGCCGCTGCTGATCGTCGACATCCAGCGCGGCGGCCCCTCCACCGGCCTGCCGACCAAGACCGAGCAGGCCGATCTGCTGCAGGCGATGTACGGGCGCAACGGGGAGGCGCCGCTGCCGATCGTGGCGCCGAAGACCCCGGCCGACTGCTTCGGCGCGGCACTCGACGCGGCCCGCATCGCGCTGGCCTACCGCACCCCCGTCTTCCTGCTCTCCGACGGCTACCTCGCCAACGGCTCCGAGCCCTGGCGCATCCCCGACGTCGACGAACTCCCGGACCTGCGCGTGCAGTTCGCCACCTCGCCGAACCACACCCTGGCGGACGGCACCGAGGTGTTCTGGCCCTACAAACGCGACGAGCAGACCCTGGCCCGCCCGTGGGCGATCCCGGGCACCCCGGGCCTGGAACACCGTATCGGCGGCATCGAGAAGCAGGACGGCACCGGCAACATCTCCTACGACCCGGCCAACCACGACCTGATGGTCCGCACCCGCCAGGCCAAGGTCGACGGCATCGAGATCCCCGACCTCGACGTCGACGACCCCACCGGCCAGGCCCGCCTCCTCGTCCTGGGCTGGGGGTCGACGTACGGGCCGGTCACCGCCGCGGTACGCCGCGTACGCAACGCGGGCCACACCATCGCCCAGGCCCATCTGCGCCACCTCAACCCCTTCCCCGGGAATCTCGGCGACGTGCTGGAGCGTTACGACAAGGTGATCGTGCCGGAGATGAACCTCGGGCAGCTCGCCACCCTGATCCGGGCGAAGTACCTGGTCGACGCCCACAGTTACACCCAGGTCAGCGGTATGCCGTTCAAGGCCGAGCAGCTCGCGGAGATCTTTAAGGAGGCCATCAATGACTGA
- a CDS encoding response regulator transcription factor, translating to MRVVIAEDSVLLREGLTRLLTDRGHEVVAGVGDAEALIKVIGELAAEGALPDVVVADVRMPPTHTDEGVRASIRLRRDHPELGVLVLSQYVEEQYATELLAGSSRGIGYLLKDRVAEVREFVDAMVRVAEGGTALDPEVVAQLLGRSRKQDVLAHLTPREREVLGLMAEGRTNSAIARQLVVSHGAVEKHVSNIFLKLGLSQSDGDHRRVLAVLTYLNS from the coding sequence GTGCGGGTGGTCATCGCCGAGGATTCGGTGCTGCTTCGGGAGGGCCTGACACGGTTGCTGACCGACCGGGGCCACGAGGTCGTGGCGGGCGTGGGGGACGCCGAGGCGCTGATCAAGGTGATCGGGGAGCTGGCGGCCGAGGGCGCGCTGCCGGATGTGGTGGTGGCGGACGTACGAATGCCGCCGACGCACACCGATGAGGGGGTACGGGCCTCGATCCGGCTGCGCCGGGACCACCCGGAGCTGGGTGTGCTGGTGCTCTCGCAGTACGTCGAGGAGCAGTACGCGACGGAGCTGCTGGCCGGTTCGAGCCGGGGCATCGGCTATCTGCTGAAGGACCGGGTGGCCGAGGTACGGGAGTTCGTCGACGCGATGGTGCGGGTCGCCGAGGGCGGCACCGCGCTGGACCCGGAGGTGGTCGCGCAGCTGCTCGGCCGCAGCCGCAAGCAGGATGTGCTGGCCCATCTGACGCCGAGGGAGCGGGAGGTGCTGGGGCTGATGGCCGAGGGCCGGACGAACTCCGCGATCGCCCGGCAGCTGGTGGTCAGCCATGGTGCGGTCGAGAAGCACGTCAGCAACATCTTCCTGAAGCTGGGCCTGTCGCAGAGTGACGGGGATCACCGCCGGGTGCTCGCGGTGCTGACCTATCTCAACTCCTGA